One Streptomyces hundungensis DNA segment encodes these proteins:
- a CDS encoding TerD family protein, which produces MVHRLEPLVIRHTHRVPRLTGAAGQGAVAARQFDAALMSVGFKLSAELFAHLSGFSEEAVVDTAVRTLHTVREMVGDHVQHNAYFIDFPANVPDTLDFWMECIADALADATTRTSTLEQLSTGVVDLLTLPSYGNPRHTYAEMLAHHDELIAAAGDRITVLHLGASLGDELTALYLALAGRATPLGEDGLRDLQDLAGHCADGPQPQEIPVRENRAVVNQARLMTGAAPLLDTVTDVLRLACALVGGDVTLREPTRLRSLPRSMRRALLAGLDAVIAAGPAKLADVHADREMWKRLGERLHPHEYPQWPHAADVFAVARGEKTARSLDSRVEELLARGDTTAAVGLLKVAPGKLLRALDQLLRDSFTQDERDAVVAAAERSVADVSGRVLLSVRQHLHNRERETSERRVFINRLGRAWVTDDTRRPVFAPERERLITVLDTELRRRLAAREHLLIDPDVLDVALPLSGKATASGLGVLPRGSVSRVDGELLRFFVHWKQSERTTDFDLSAALLNADYSTASWLSYTNLRGVEGEHSGDITDAPDGASEFINLRLGAVRAHCIVPQINIFSGEGFEEVEESFFGFMLREGEQKGLPFEARTVRMKSELRGPGRVALPLVFLRGSDGTWRAKWLHLYLKGAPSANRVEENRVTVATLLRGIVEREQLTVRYLTELMTGSATTVTSWDGKSVPAGPVTYIGLERPDGLHPQSRIITPENLGDLIPA; this is translated from the coding sequence ATGGTCCACCGACTCGAACCCCTGGTCATCCGGCACACCCACCGCGTCCCCCGCCTCACGGGGGCCGCCGGTCAAGGCGCCGTCGCGGCGCGGCAGTTCGACGCCGCGTTGATGTCCGTGGGCTTCAAGCTCTCAGCAGAGTTGTTCGCCCACCTGTCGGGGTTCTCCGAGGAGGCGGTCGTCGACACCGCCGTGCGGACGCTGCACACCGTCCGGGAGATGGTCGGCGATCACGTCCAGCACAACGCGTACTTCATCGACTTCCCCGCCAACGTCCCGGACACCCTCGACTTCTGGATGGAGTGCATCGCCGACGCGCTCGCCGATGCCACCACGCGCACGAGCACGCTGGAGCAGCTGAGCACCGGTGTGGTGGACCTGCTCACTCTCCCCTCGTACGGGAACCCCCGGCACACCTACGCCGAGATGCTCGCCCACCACGACGAGCTGATCGCCGCGGCCGGCGACCGCATCACGGTCCTTCACCTGGGCGCCTCGCTCGGTGACGAACTGACCGCGCTTTACTTGGCGTTGGCGGGCCGTGCCACCCCACTTGGTGAGGACGGCCTGCGCGACCTGCAGGATCTCGCCGGCCACTGCGCCGACGGGCCTCAGCCGCAGGAGATCCCCGTGCGGGAGAACCGGGCCGTGGTCAACCAGGCCCGGCTGATGACCGGAGCGGCCCCGCTGCTGGACACGGTCACCGACGTTTTGCGCCTGGCTTGCGCGCTCGTCGGCGGCGACGTGACGCTGCGGGAGCCGACGCGGCTGCGGAGCCTGCCCCGTTCGATGCGCCGGGCACTGCTCGCGGGCCTCGACGCGGTCATCGCCGCGGGGCCGGCGAAACTCGCTGACGTACATGCCGACCGCGAGATGTGGAAGCGACTCGGCGAGCGGCTGCACCCGCACGAATACCCGCAGTGGCCGCACGCGGCCGACGTGTTCGCCGTTGCCCGGGGCGAGAAGACGGCACGGTCTCTCGACAGCCGGGTCGAGGAGTTGCTCGCCCGTGGCGACACCACCGCCGCGGTCGGGCTGCTCAAGGTCGCGCCCGGCAAGCTGCTGCGCGCCCTGGACCAGTTGCTGCGCGACTCCTTCACCCAGGACGAGCGCGACGCGGTCGTGGCCGCCGCCGAGCGGAGCGTTGCCGACGTCTCCGGCCGCGTCCTGTTGTCGGTGCGCCAGCACCTGCACAACCGTGAGCGGGAAACCAGTGAGCGGCGCGTGTTCATCAACCGCCTCGGCCGGGCCTGGGTCACCGACGACACCCGTCGTCCGGTGTTCGCGCCCGAGCGCGAGCGGCTGATCACCGTGCTCGACACGGAGCTGCGTCGCCGACTGGCGGCCCGCGAGCACCTGTTGATCGACCCGGACGTCCTGGACGTGGCCTTGCCGCTGAGTGGCAAGGCCACCGCGTCCGGACTCGGAGTGCTGCCGCGCGGCTCGGTCTCCCGCGTCGACGGAGAGCTGCTCCGCTTCTTCGTCCACTGGAAGCAGAGCGAGCGCACCACCGACTTCGACCTGTCCGCGGCGCTCCTCAATGCCGACTACTCGACCGCCTCCTGGCTGTCGTACACCAATTTGCGTGGTGTCGAGGGGGAGCATTCCGGCGACATCACGGACGCCCCCGACGGCGCGTCGGAGTTCATCAACCTGCGCCTGGGGGCCGTGCGCGCCCACTGCATCGTGCCGCAGATCAACATCTTCTCCGGGGAGGGCTTCGAGGAGGTCGAGGAGTCGTTCTTCGGATTCATGCTGCGCGAGGGCGAGCAGAAGGGTCTCCCGTTCGAGGCGCGCACCGTACGCATGAAGTCGGAACTGCGGGGTCCGGGCCGGGTCGCCCTGCCGTTGGTCTTCCTGCGCGGATCCGATGGCACATGGCGGGCCAAGTGGCTGCACTTGTACCTGAAGGGGGCTCCCTCGGCGAACCGGGTGGAGGAGAACCGGGTGACGGTCGCGACGCTGCTGCGCGGCATCGTCGAGCGCGAGCAGCTCACCGTTCGCTACCTCACCGAGCTGATGACCGGCAGCGCGACGACGGTCACCTCGTGGGACGGCAAGTCGGTCCCGGCGGGTCCCGTCACGTACATCGGGCTGGAGCGCCCCGACGGCCTGCACCCGCAGTCACGGATCATCACCCCTGAAAACCTGGGTGACTTGATTCCCGCCTGA
- the rox gene encoding rifampin monooxygenase produces MFDVIVVGGGPTGLMLAGELRLHGVHALVLEKDAEPTRIVRSLGLHARSVEVMDQRGLLERFLALGKRHPVGGFFAAIDKPAPDQLDTAHPYTLGIPQTTTDRLLAEYAIELGVEIRRGCELVGLSQDEDGVTAELADGTRLRSRYLVGCDGGRSAVRKLLGVGFPGEPSRVETLLGEVELTAAPDTLHAVITEVRKTQKRFGAMPLGDGVYRIVAPAEGVAADRTVPPTLDELKRQLRKLAGTDFGVHSPRWLSRFGDATRLAERYRTGRVLLAGDAAHVHPPTGGQGLNLGIQDAFNLGWKLAAEVNGWAPEGLLDTYHTERHPVAADVLDNTRAQMELMSVEPGPQAVRRLVSQLMDFEEVSRYLVEKITAIGVRYDFGEGHELLGRRLRDVELKRGRLYELMRRGRGLLLDQTGRLSVAGWADRVDHVADTSKELDAPAVLLRPDGHVAWVGDDQQDLLDRLGQWFGAAVS; encoded by the coding sequence ATGTTTGATGTGATCGTTGTCGGCGGCGGACCGACCGGCTTGATGCTGGCCGGCGAGTTGCGGCTGCACGGCGTCCACGCGCTCGTGTTGGAGAAGGACGCGGAGCCGACCAGGATCGTCCGCTCGCTCGGCCTGCACGCGCGCAGTGTCGAGGTGATGGACCAGCGAGGTCTGCTGGAGCGGTTCCTCGCGCTCGGCAAGCGGCACCCGGTCGGTGGATTCTTCGCCGCCATTGACAAGCCGGCGCCGGACCAGTTGGACACCGCACATCCGTACACCCTTGGCATCCCGCAGACCACCACCGATCGCCTGCTTGCCGAGTACGCCATCGAACTCGGCGTCGAGATCCGGCGAGGTTGCGAACTCGTAGGGCTGAGCCAGGACGAAGACGGCGTGACCGCCGAACTTGCCGACGGTACGCGACTGCGCTCGCGCTACCTCGTCGGGTGCGACGGCGGCCGTAGCGCGGTGCGCAAGCTGCTCGGCGTCGGCTTCCCCGGTGAGCCCTCCAGGGTCGAGACACTTCTGGGCGAGGTGGAATTGACCGCGGCACCGGACACGCTGCACGCCGTGATCACTGAAGTCCGCAAGACCCAGAAGCGGTTCGGCGCCATGCCCCTCGGGGACGGGGTATACCGCATCGTCGCACCCGCCGAAGGGGTGGCCGCGGACCGCACGGTCCCGCCGACCCTGGACGAGCTGAAGCGGCAGCTACGGAAGCTCGCCGGCACCGACTTCGGCGTCCACTCACCGCGATGGCTCTCCCGCTTCGGTGACGCCACCAGGCTGGCCGAGCGCTACCGGACCGGCCGGGTGCTGCTGGCCGGCGACGCGGCACACGTCCACCCGCCGACCGGCGGCCAGGGGCTCAACCTCGGCATCCAGGACGCGTTCAACCTGGGCTGGAAGCTGGCCGCCGAAGTCAACGGCTGGGCACCGGAGGGACTGCTGGACACGTACCACACCGAACGGCACCCGGTGGCCGCCGATGTGCTGGACAACACCCGCGCGCAGATGGAGCTGATGTCCGTCGAGCCGGGTCCCCAAGCAGTGCGCCGACTGGTGTCGCAACTGATGGACTTCGAGGAGGTGAGCCGGTACCTGGTGGAGAAGATCACGGCGATTGGGGTCCGCTACGACTTCGGTGAGGGGCATGAACTGCTCGGCCGACGACTCCGGGACGTGGAACTGAAGCGCGGTCGCCTCTACGAGCTGATGCGCCGAGGCCGCGGGCTGCTGCTCGACCAGACCGGCCGCCTCTCGGTGGCAGGCTGGGCAGATCGAGTCGACCACGTCGCCGACACCAGCAAGGAACTGGACGCGCCTGCGGTGCTGCTGCGGCCGGACGGCCATGTGGCGTGGGTTGGCGACGATCAGCAGGATCTGCTCGACCGGCTTGGCCAGTGGTTCGGCGCTGCGGTCAGCTGA
- a CDS encoding SflA family class IV lanthipeptide: MSPTQLQIREAGPLDLEEQLIEFEDDVDPARRIEACLADPWVTATTRFACD, translated from the coding sequence ATGAGCCCCACGCAACTCCAGATCCGCGAGGCGGGTCCGCTCGACCTCGAGGAGCAGCTCATCGAGTTCGAGGACGACGTGGACCCCGCCCGTCGCATCGAGGCCTGTCTGGCCGACCCGTGGGTCACCGCCACCACACGGTTCGCCTGCGACTGA
- the lanL gene encoding class IV lanthionine synthetase LanL, producing the protein MRSAQQDDVRNARGDVQSARDDDVRNAPGDVQSARGDDLPVPWHGDSRGTRHGAMPDQGGGPESEGPDEPVDDAAVLHRHLEVLLGDAPRRLVADEMWLYLLDPAMPSYEHGWKLHVSTRAEGLAETMRLVAPVLLRHTCDAKFAVSTAVLRDLNSGERDPRLVGKAVTIYPRVQDFVAIAHELADVLAGRIGPRVLSDRRVRSGAPVHYRYGPFRSAGADGSMLVMTGPDGQTFTARAGARYRQPPWAADPFGRPAPAETSSTPLIGARYRITAGVARSPRGDVFRGIDTVTGARVVVKQARAYMAEDAQGIDALGRLGHEHRVLAALDGVEGVPRLIDHVRHGEDEYLVMTDCGPTDLRRDVSQRGPYAARGSDSDRQLGSLARQLIGILDAIHARAVVVADLKPHNVVLGSDGAVHVVDFGISALDGDRPAGATRGYSLPVYRPDAESDPADDLYALGATLHFALTGMDPVVVDPDRAVNRDRTLACLAAAAPGATLRPMRLLVAGLLSLDGAERSATARRFMAGLPLPAGAGGPSTAPPRPSPALLDEVIAHTVTMSVAAARNLCGRPGTHHPGASLTLYAGAAGVGLELLHHQDRPGVAEAVAELARQTVRHPQLPFLNGSLYVGRTGIDVFLDAAAARYADLPARPAPSAPPLPDGTGDQIGGAAGAGTGQLVLAAQAETDGRAADAARHTALAADHVAALLARAADPAPELPRTASSSDAAYELGFAHGTAGIVHFLYAYQRVTADHSVRAAALAGLDVLAGRFPELLALAGRPEASRRYGSWCRGLAGIAALLIDVGTSEQDEALLDLGLSGARTCHRIAPRMSLVSQCCGLSGVGELLVDAALATGDTEYWSAAEDVASLILTRSGGTTRRPLFPDNTLTGSDVAWATGSSGVLTFLRRLRDRDTVRLWAPPGPVRP; encoded by the coding sequence ATGCGGTCGGCCCAGCAAGACGACGTACGGAACGCGCGCGGCGATGTACAGAGCGCGCGCGACGACGACGTACGGAACGCGCCCGGCGACGTACAGAGCGCGCGCGGCGACGACCTGCCGGTCCCATGGCACGGGGACTCCCGCGGGACGCGACACGGTGCCATGCCGGACCAGGGGGGCGGGCCGGAGAGCGAGGGCCCAGACGAGCCCGTGGACGACGCGGCGGTATTGCATCGTCACCTTGAGGTGTTGCTCGGAGACGCCCCGCGACGGCTCGTCGCGGACGAGATGTGGCTCTACCTCCTCGACCCGGCCATGCCCTCGTACGAGCACGGCTGGAAGCTCCACGTGTCGACCCGGGCCGAAGGACTCGCTGAGACCATGCGCCTGGTCGCTCCGGTCCTGCTGCGGCATACCTGCGACGCCAAGTTCGCGGTGAGCACCGCCGTGCTGCGTGACCTCAACAGCGGCGAGCGGGATCCGCGACTCGTCGGCAAGGCAGTCACGATCTATCCGCGCGTCCAGGACTTCGTGGCCATCGCCCATGAGCTGGCCGATGTCCTGGCCGGCCGCATCGGCCCCCGCGTGCTCAGCGACCGCCGTGTGCGAAGCGGCGCACCCGTCCACTACCGGTACGGCCCGTTCCGGTCTGCCGGGGCCGACGGAAGCATGCTCGTCATGACTGGTCCCGACGGGCAGACCTTCACCGCTCGCGCGGGAGCCCGATACCGTCAACCTCCTTGGGCCGCCGACCCGTTCGGCCGCCCCGCGCCCGCCGAGACCTCGTCCACCCCGCTGATCGGCGCCCGCTACCGCATCACCGCCGGTGTCGCGCGCTCGCCTCGCGGAGACGTGTTCCGGGGCATCGACACCGTGACCGGCGCCCGGGTGGTCGTCAAACAGGCCAGGGCGTACATGGCGGAGGACGCGCAGGGGATCGACGCACTCGGCCGACTGGGACACGAGCACCGGGTTCTGGCGGCGCTCGACGGCGTCGAGGGTGTCCCCCGCCTGATCGACCATGTGCGGCACGGCGAGGACGAGTACCTGGTCATGACCGACTGCGGGCCGACGGATCTGCGCCGCGACGTGTCGCAGCGCGGCCCGTATGCCGCGCGCGGCAGCGACTCGGATCGTCAACTAGGCTCCCTGGCACGTCAGTTGATAGGCATTCTCGACGCGATCCACGCCCGCGCCGTCGTGGTCGCGGACCTCAAGCCCCACAACGTGGTGCTCGGCTCCGACGGCGCCGTCCACGTCGTCGACTTCGGCATCAGTGCCCTGGACGGCGACCGTCCCGCCGGCGCGACGCGTGGTTACTCCCTCCCGGTGTACCGGCCCGACGCCGAGTCCGACCCGGCGGACGATCTTTATGCGCTGGGAGCGACCCTGCACTTCGCGCTCACCGGCATGGACCCGGTCGTCGTCGACCCCGACCGCGCGGTCAACCGGGACCGGACCCTGGCCTGTCTGGCCGCCGCGGCCCCCGGCGCCACACTGCGCCCGATGCGCCTCCTGGTCGCAGGCCTGCTGAGTCTCGACGGGGCCGAACGGAGCGCCACCGCAAGGCGGTTCATGGCGGGCCTGCCCCTGCCGGCCGGTGCCGGTGGCCCGTCGACGGCCCCACCACGCCCCTCCCCCGCCCTCCTCGACGAAGTGATCGCCCACACGGTCACCATGAGTGTGGCCGCGGCGCGGAACCTGTGCGGGCGGCCCGGCACACACCATCCCGGCGCGTCGCTCACGCTCTACGCGGGCGCGGCCGGTGTGGGACTGGAGCTGCTGCACCACCAAGACCGGCCGGGCGTTGCGGAGGCCGTCGCCGAACTGGCCCGCCAGACCGTCCGCCATCCACAACTCCCGTTCCTCAACGGGTCGTTGTACGTCGGCCGGACCGGTATCGACGTGTTCCTCGACGCCGCAGCCGCACGATACGCAGACCTTCCGGCCCGCCCCGCACCTTCGGCCCCTCCCCTTCCCGACGGGACCGGCGACCAGATCGGCGGAGCCGCAGGCGCCGGCACCGGCCAACTGGTCCTGGCAGCGCAGGCCGAAACCGACGGACGCGCCGCCGATGCCGCCCGGCACACGGCTCTCGCCGCAGACCATGTGGCCGCGCTCCTCGCCCGCGCGGCGGACCCGGCCCCCGAGCTCCCGCGGACGGCATCGTCGTCGGACGCGGCGTACGAACTCGGCTTTGCTCACGGCACCGCGGGCATCGTGCACTTCCTCTACGCGTATCAGCGGGTCACCGCCGACCATTCGGTACGCGCCGCCGCGTTGGCCGGCCTCGATGTCCTCGCGGGCCGCTTCCCGGAGCTGCTGGCCCTGGCCGGCCGCCCCGAAGCCAGCCGTCGCTACGGCTCGTGGTGCCGGGGACTCGCGGGCATCGCGGCCCTCCTGATCGACGTGGGAACCAGCGAACAGGACGAGGCACTCCTCGACCTCGGCCTGAGCGGCGCCCGGACCTGTCACCGCATCGCTCCACGGATGAGTCTGGTGTCCCAGTGCTGCGGCCTGTCGGGCGTCGGTGAGCTGCTCGTCGATGCGGCGCTCGCTACGGGCGACACAGAGTACTGGTCCGCGGCCGAGGACGTCGCCTCCCTCATCCTGACGCGCAGCGGCGGCACCACACGCCGCCCTTTGTTTCCCGACAACACCCTCACCGGCTCCGACGTGGCCTGGGCCACCGGCAGTTCGGGCGTGCTCACCTTTCTGCGCCGACTGCGCGACCGGGACACCGTCCGGCTGTGGGCACCGCCAGGCCCCGTACGTCCATGA
- a CDS encoding YunG family protein: MNPWSLLDIEQALRASWAADTCSPDDITRAGWGSDNPAWGHCDITALIVHDIFGGDLVVGEVHLEGERHGFHWWNRLPSGLELDLTREQFIRGQSITAARVVPRPPGPLPRRWGEYLLLRERVVEHLGPLPEPV; this comes from the coding sequence ATGAACCCTTGGAGTCTGCTCGACATCGAACAAGCCCTGCGGGCGAGTTGGGCCGCCGACACATGTTCCCCGGACGACATCACCCGCGCCGGTTGGGGGTCCGACAACCCGGCCTGGGGGCACTGCGACATCACGGCTCTGATCGTCCACGACATCTTCGGCGGCGACCTCGTGGTCGGCGAGGTCCACCTCGAAGGGGAGCGGCACGGATTCCACTGGTGGAACCGACTGCCCAGTGGTCTGGAACTCGACCTGACGCGCGAGCAGTTCATACGGGGACAGAGCATCACCGCGGCCCGGGTTGTCCCTCGCCCGCCGGGCCCGCTGCCGCGTCGCTGGGGCGAATACCTCCTCCTGCGCGAGCGGGTCGTCGAGCACCTGGGTCCCCTGCCGGAGCCGGTCTGA
- a CDS encoding cupin domain-containing protein has product MSEISDLVALLDLQPHPEGGWFRETWRTGPSAVPDGYPGQRSFATGIYYLLHPGETSRWHRVRSDELWLWHRGGPLTLRLGGTGATAEEESASLLGPDVASGERPQSLVPAGAWQCAEPAGDEPVLVSCVVAPGFDSEDFEMP; this is encoded by the coding sequence ATGAGCGAGATTTCCGACCTGGTCGCCCTGCTTGACCTGCAACCGCACCCGGAAGGCGGGTGGTTCCGGGAGACGTGGCGTACCGGGCCGAGCGCCGTTCCGGATGGATATCCGGGGCAGCGTTCCTTCGCGACCGGCATCTACTACCTCCTGCATCCCGGTGAGACGTCCCGGTGGCACCGCGTGCGGTCGGACGAACTCTGGCTGTGGCACCGAGGCGGTCCTCTGACGCTCCGCCTCGGCGGAACCGGTGCCACCGCCGAGGAGGAGTCCGCCTCGCTCCTCGGACCTGATGTCGCCTCGGGGGAACGGCCCCAGTCCCTGGTACCGGCCGGCGCATGGCAGTGCGCGGAGCCGGCCGGTGACGAGCCGGTCCTGGTCTCGTGTGTCGTCGCCCCGGGCTTCGACTCCGAGGACTTCGAGATGCCGTAA
- a CDS encoding YdcF family protein, translated as MLRRTGLAIAGVAALAWGEWLNWRWSQVLVGDGRGASEAVVVLGYRNPQATANLINRWRVRAGIRSCAEGAHATCVIFSGGATGGGTAEAKLMADYAKSVLGFDGTVLLEDRSATTWENITNVIPLLEDVDVDCIKIASQPAHALKARAYLRRQRPDLAERLVRADDYRPGEWMVVKPLLALYGLWTLRGLKANERKVLL; from the coding sequence ATGCTGCGAAGAACAGGGCTGGCGATAGCTGGGGTTGCAGCCCTGGCCTGGGGCGAGTGGTTGAACTGGCGCTGGTCTCAAGTTCTCGTGGGGGACGGCAGGGGCGCCTCCGAGGCCGTGGTGGTGTTGGGGTACCGGAATCCACAAGCGACGGCGAACCTGATCAACCGATGGCGAGTCCGTGCCGGAATCCGCTCATGCGCCGAAGGTGCGCATGCGACCTGCGTGATCTTCAGCGGCGGCGCGACCGGCGGCGGCACTGCGGAGGCCAAGTTGATGGCTGACTACGCGAAATCGGTTCTTGGGTTCGATGGCACAGTGCTCCTCGAGGACCGAAGCGCGACGACGTGGGAAAACATCACGAACGTCATCCCGCTGCTTGAGGACGTGGACGTGGACTGCATCAAGATCGCTTCTCAGCCGGCTCATGCGCTCAAGGCGCGAGCGTACTTGCGGCGGCAACGGCCCGATCTTGCGGAGAGGCTGGTGCGCGCTGACGACTACCGCCCTGGCGAGTGGATGGTCGTGAAACCGCTGCTGGCCCTATACGGACTTTGGACACTCCGCGGCCTCAAGGCCAACGAGCGGAAGGTCTTGCTGTAG
- a CDS encoding methyltransferase domain-containing protein: MIEALSDELERLAVELRAACAAEIDGRTVGHFNDRPWLRAAFLEVPREHFVPDRVWWPTPRADGLHHVIDRHERPRAWLKGVYRPRASLITQVADGAVRPEDGPTDAPFTSAVSCSAVVVDMLHHLDPGPSDTALEIGTGSGYSTALLAQRVRPENLVTIEIDEQLADRARRSLADFRLRPAVVTGDGERGCPDRGPYTRIISTAAVRQIPRAWLDQAAPGAVIVTPLHGPFGHDALLRLVADGQGGGAGRLVTGVAFMKMRGQRAERPFTDLGWPTVEGPWPAYSEACYQVTVRDGRQRIRIC, from the coding sequence ATGATTGAGGCTCTTTCCGACGAGCTGGAGAGACTGGCGGTCGAGCTGCGGGCCGCGTGCGCGGCCGAGATCGACGGCCGGACGGTTGGGCACTTCAATGACCGGCCCTGGCTGCGTGCGGCATTCTTGGAGGTGCCGCGCGAGCATTTCGTGCCGGACCGGGTGTGGTGGCCGACGCCGCGTGCGGACGGCCTGCATCACGTGATCGACCGTCACGAGCGCCCACGGGCCTGGCTCAAGGGCGTTTACCGGCCCCGCGCTTCCCTCATCACGCAAGTCGCCGATGGCGCCGTACGGCCCGAGGACGGCCCTACAGACGCACCGTTCACCAGCGCCGTGTCCTGCTCGGCGGTCGTCGTCGACATGCTGCACCACCTCGACCCCGGCCCCAGTGACACCGCACTGGAGATTGGCACCGGCTCCGGATACAGCACGGCACTTCTGGCCCAACGCGTCCGCCCCGAGAACCTGGTGACGATCGAGATCGACGAACAACTCGCCGACCGTGCCCGACGGTCGCTCGCCGACTTCCGTCTGCGCCCGGCGGTCGTGACTGGCGACGGCGAAAGGGGATGTCCAGATCGCGGGCCGTACACGAGGATCATCTCCACCGCAGCCGTCCGGCAGATCCCGCGGGCGTGGCTCGACCAGGCCGCACCCGGCGCTGTCATCGTCACCCCGCTCCACGGGCCCTTCGGCCATGACGCCCTGCTTCGCCTCGTCGCCGACGGGCAGGGAGGGGGCGCCGGCCGCCTCGTCACTGGCGTCGCCTTCATGAAGATGCGCGGACAGCGCGCCGAGCGGCCCTTCACCGACCTCGGCTGGCCGACGGTCGAAGGGCCGTGGCCGGCGTACAGCGAAGCTTGCTATCAGGTCACGGTGCGCGACGGTCGCCAGAGGATCCGCATCTGCTGA
- a CDS encoding MsnO8 family LLM class oxidoreductase yields MINVPMSALEVAVVESGTRGVETLRDTAVFARKLEALGYRRIWYAEHHHSPAIGAFPPVLLIAHAAASTSSIRLGSGGVLAPNHAPITLAEQFGTLAALHEDRIDLGIGRGPGTFDEATARALRRGAGSATDQEYHDDVAAILSLLVDEVALGLLPEPWLLCSSTAGAALAARLGLPIAVAHHIRPDTTFAVLERYRAEFVPSQWCEQPRVLTCVEVICAETEQEAAWRAGPMDVVKAGLLKGLSDIPFPTPADAAAHPFTPEERQALAGFRAQQACGTPETVVRRLAQLAAETGADELMLTTPVYDLDARVRSYELVKRYCEATTTP; encoded by the coding sequence ATGATCAATGTGCCGATGTCAGCGCTGGAAGTCGCGGTGGTCGAGTCAGGGACCCGCGGCGTGGAGACCCTGCGGGACACCGCCGTCTTCGCTCGCAAGCTCGAAGCCTTGGGGTACCGAAGGATCTGGTACGCCGAGCACCACCATTCGCCCGCGATCGGTGCGTTCCCGCCCGTGCTCCTGATTGCCCACGCGGCGGCCTCGACGTCTTCGATCCGGCTCGGTTCGGGCGGAGTGCTGGCGCCCAACCATGCGCCCATCACGCTCGCGGAGCAGTTCGGAACACTGGCCGCGCTGCATGAGGACCGTATCGACCTGGGTATCGGCCGCGGCCCTGGAACTTTCGACGAGGCCACCGCGCGCGCACTGCGCCGCGGAGCGGGGTCGGCGACGGACCAGGAGTACCACGACGACGTCGCCGCGATTCTGTCCCTCCTGGTCGACGAAGTGGCGCTCGGCCTCCTGCCGGAGCCTTGGCTGCTGTGCTCCAGCACCGCGGGGGCCGCCCTGGCCGCGCGACTCGGTCTGCCGATCGCTGTCGCCCACCACATCCGGCCCGACACCACCTTCGCCGTGCTGGAGCGCTACCGGGCCGAGTTCGTGCCGTCCCAATGGTGTGAGCAGCCCCGGGTCCTGACGTGTGTGGAGGTCATCTGTGCTGAGACGGAGCAGGAAGCGGCATGGCGAGCCGGGCCCATGGACGTGGTGAAGGCCGGGCTGCTCAAGGGGCTGAGCGACATCCCGTTCCCCACCCCTGCGGACGCTGCGGCCCATCCCTTCACGCCGGAGGAACGGCAGGCGCTCGCCGGATTCCGTGCACAGCAGGCGTGCGGAACGCCCGAGACCGTGGTGCGCCGGCTCGCGCAACTGGCTGCCGAGACCGGAGCGGACGAACTCATGCTGACCACGCCTGTCTACGATCTCGACGCCCGCGTCCGCTCGTACGAACTCGTCAAGAGGTACTGCGAGGCCACGACAACCCCGTGA